In Rutidosis leptorrhynchoides isolate AG116_Rl617_1_P2 chromosome 2, CSIRO_AGI_Rlap_v1, whole genome shotgun sequence, one genomic interval encodes:
- the LOC139887719 gene encoding protein SUPPRESSOR OF MAX2 1-like: MRAGISTILQTLTPESANVLNHSIAEAGRRNHSQTTPLHVATTLLAAPTGFLRQACIRSHPNSSHPLQCRALELCFSVALERLPSNATSSPAADEPPVSNALMAALKRAQAHQRRGCPEQQQQPLLAIKVELEQLIISILDDPSVSRVMREASFSSPAVKATIEQSLNNNASVGNGNGNGNHIGFLKSPMPINRNLYLNPRFQRNDETSVSSSSTSYNNLYLNPRLQQQKQGNLSLNHSGQTRSDDVTRVMEIMSKLKKNNPILVGDFEPESIKNEILMRVQKGELLTQEVSNNVEVISLEFQNDKSMIPKKIMELVMDNGGGVNRSIIIDLGDLKWLVEQQTNVVESDTVRNMVVEMSNLVTKFGSENRNVRLIGTATCETYYKCQIYHPSIESDWDIQPVPISSRSPFSSRYGSNGIFGSSVECFSPFKNSARMQPCCTKCFYDYEQELANLNEVENSCAEAKSNLPQWFQNAKAQIGETETGSDTKMSQRSRVNGEELLKKWSDICSRIHPNYNQSPTFARMMTGLVPNIPLVTTYKPNGLLDQSQLGQLQEAPGSPIHTELALGPKEVHEDLSVKDFLGCISSEPQAKGKFVNAANAYSFMKLFKGLKKKVWWQPEAASAIATTVTQCGNKGSVWLLFAGPDRVGKKKMVSVLSHQVCGADPITVYLGSKRDENEPDIGSRGKTALDRIVEAVRKDPVSVIVLSDIDEADMVVRGSIKRAMEKGRLTDSYGREISLRNIIFVMTGNWSAPNLLDEMLDEKRLRLGATRSLELKLMVSEKRLKRCADSVNVSTKKPKKTGCGISLDLNLAMDVEEERTDTSDVTIEQGDENPHFAATSVSIPHELVGPSDGTVVFKPVKFGLIRCEIEKTIRNTFSTVVDDKMSIEVDEATLDNISCGLWFGQTGLEDWAENVLVPSFHKLVGCLSSAVHEVVVHLESDRDLDQANHDQHQDPLLSKVSVMVDTSHTSSTN, from the exons ATGAGGGCAGGAATAAGTACAATCCTGCAAACCCTTACGCCTGAATCAGCGAACGTTTTAAATCATTCAATAGCAGAAGCAGGGCGTCGTAATCACAGCCAAACGACGCCGCTTCATGTCGCAACCACACTTCTCGCCGCACCAACGGGATTTCTTCGTCAAGCGTGTATCCGGTCCCACCCAAATTCATCTCACCCTCTTCAGTGCAGAGCACTTGAGCTCTGTTTTAGCGTGGCGTTAGAAAGACTTCCTTCTAATGCCACGTCATCTCCGGCAGCAGATGAGCCACCTGTTTCAAACGCGTTAATGGCTGCATTGAAACGGGCCCAGGCCCATCAACGCCGTGGTTGcccagaacaacaacaacagcctttaTTAGCTATTAAAGTTGAGCTTGAACAGCTTATTATTTCGATATTAGATGACCCGAGTGTTAGTCGGGTCATGCGAGAAGCCAGTTTTTCGAGCCCGGCTGTTAAAGCTACAATTGAGCAATCTTTGAATAATAATGCTTCTGTTGGTAATGGAAATGGAAACGGAAATCATATCGGATTTTTAAAATCTCCGATGCCGATTAACCGGAATTTGTATTTAAACCCAAGGTTTCAAAGAAATGATGAAAcatctgtatcatcatcatcaacatcttatAATAATctgtatttaaatccaaggttacAACAACAAAAACAGGGGAATTTAAGTTTGAATCATTCAGGTCAGACAAGAAGTGATGATGTCACAAGGGTCATGGAAATCATGTCGAAATTAAAGAAGAATAACCCGATTTTAGTAGGGGATTTCGAGCCCGAATCAATCAAGAATGAAATCTTGATGAGAGTTCAAAAGGGTGAACTTTTAACACAAGAGGTATCAAACAATGTTGAGGTGATTTCACTCGAATTTCAAAATGATAAATCAATGATTCCAAAGAAAATTATGGAATTAGTAATGGATAATGGTGGTGGGGTTAATAGAAGCATTATTATAGATTTAGGTGATTTGAAATGGCTGGTTGAGCAACAAACTAATGTGGTTGAATCCGATACTGTTCGGAATATGGTGGTAGAGATGTCGAATTTAGTGACTAAATTCGGGTCGGAAAACCGTAACGTTCGGTTGATTGGAACTGCTACGTGTGAGACTTATTATAAGTGCCAGATTTATCATCCATCAATTGAAAGTGATTGGGATATACAACCTGTCCCAATTTCATCAAGATCACCTTTTTCAAGcag atatgggaGTAATGGGATATTCGGGAGTTCGGTTGAATGTTTTAGTCCATTTAAGAACTCAGCCCGAATGCAACCTTGTTGCACGAAATGTTTTTATGATTATGAACAAGAGCTAGCGAATTTAAACGAAGTTGAGAATTCATGTGCCGAGGCTAAGAGTAATCTGCCTCAATGGTTTCAAAATGCAAAGGCACAAATTGGTGAAACTGAAACGGGAAGTGATACAAAAATGTCTCAACGATCTCGG GTTAATGGTGAAGAATTGTTGAAAAAATGGAGTGATATATGCTCGAGAATCCATCCGAACTATAATCAAAGTCCTACATTTGCAAGAATGATGACGGGTTTGGTACCAAACATACCTCTTGTAACGACGTATAAACCAAACGGGCTTCTTGatcaaagtcaactcggtcaactgCAGGAGGCTCCTGGGAGCCCGATTCATACAGAGTTAGCTCTTGGTCCGAAAGAGGTTCATGAGGATCTATCAGTTAAAGACTTTTTAGGATGCATTTCATCTGAACCGCAAGCCAAGGGTAAATTCGTCAATGCAGCAAATGCATACTCCTTCATGAAACTTTTCAAGGGCCTAAAGAAAAAGGTGTGGTGGCAGCCAGAAGCGGCTTCTGCCATTGCGACAACCGTAACACAGTGTGGTAATAAAGGTAGTGTGTGGTTGTTGTTTGCTGGTCCTGATCGGGTGGGCAAGAAAAAAATGGTGTCGGTTTTATCACACCAGGTTTGTGGGGCCGACCCAATCACTGTTTACCTTGGGTCGAAGCGTGATGAAAATGAACCGGATATTGGATCTCGTGGAAAAACAGCGTTGGATAGGATTGTTGAGGCTGTTCGTAAGGACCCAGTTTCGGTTATTGTGCTTTCGGATATTGATGAAGCGGATATGGTTGTTCGAGGGAGTATAAAACGAGCAATGGAGAAAGGTCGGTTAACGGATTCTTATGGACGCGAGATTAGTCTCAGGAACATTATATTTGTTATGACCGGGAACTGGTCTGCACCCAACCTGCTCGATGAAATGCTTGATGAAAAGCGGTTGCGTTTAGGTGCAACCCGTAGTTTGGAACTAAAGCTAATGGTTAGTGAAAAACGGTTAAAAAGGTGCGCCGATTCGGTTAATGTTTCTACGAAAAAACCGAAGAAGACGGGGTGCGGGATCTCACTTGATCTAAACCTAGCAATGGATGTCGAGGAAGAGCGAACAGACACAAGCGATGTCACTATCGAGCAAGGAGATGAGAATCCACATTTTGCAGCTACATCGGTATCTATACCACACGAGCTTGTGGGCCCTAGTGATGGTACGGTTGTCTTCAAGCCCGTAAAATTTGGGCTCATTCGTTGTGAAATCGAGAAAACAATCAGGAACACATTTTCAACGGTGGTGGACGATAAAATGTCCATTGAGGTCGATGAAGCAACACTGGACAACATTTCATGCGGGCTGTGGTTTGGGCAAACGGGCCTAGAGGATTGGGCTGAAAACGTATTGGTACCAAGCTTTCACAAGCTCGTAGGATGCTTATCGTCTGCAGTTCATGAGGTTGTGGTTCATCTTGAGTCTGATCGCGACCTGGATCAAGCAAACCATGACCAACATCAAGATCCGCTGCTAAGCAAAGTTAGTGTAATGGTAGATACTAGTCACACTAGTAGTACAAATTAA